The Microbulbifer sp. YPW1 genome contains a region encoding:
- a CDS encoding RpiB/LacA/LacB family sugar-phosphate isomerase yields the protein MKIALMNEFSQASKNATVLKELQDVAGELGHTVYNTGMSDDNDHRLTYIHLGIMGSLLLNSKAVDFVVSGCGTGQGALMSLNAYPGVTCGYCIDPADAFLFAQINNGNALAIPFAKGFGWGAELNIRYMFEKAFTGVKGQGYPPERKESQVANAGILNQIKEATGKAYLDGLKAIDPELVKTAVTGERFQACFFENSQDQELTDFVRSVLDS from the coding sequence ATGAAAATCGCACTGATGAACGAATTCAGCCAGGCGTCTAAAAACGCCACCGTGCTGAAAGAGTTGCAGGACGTCGCCGGCGAACTGGGCCACACCGTGTACAACACCGGTATGAGCGACGACAACGATCACCGCCTGACCTACATCCACCTCGGCATCATGGGCAGCCTGCTGCTGAACTCGAAGGCGGTAGACTTCGTGGTGAGTGGTTGTGGTACCGGCCAGGGCGCGCTCATGTCCCTGAACGCCTATCCCGGTGTGACCTGTGGCTACTGCATCGATCCGGCGGATGCCTTCCTGTTTGCCCAGATCAACAATGGCAACGCGCTGGCGATTCCCTTTGCCAAGGGCTTTGGCTGGGGTGCGGAGCTGAATATCCGCTACATGTTTGAAAAAGCCTTCACCGGCGTGAAAGGCCAGGGTTACCCGCCGGAGCGCAAAGAATCCCAGGTGGCCAACGCCGGCATCCTGAACCAGATCAAGGAAGCCACCGGTAAAGCCTACCTCGACGGCCTCAAGGCCATCGATCCGGAACTGGTAAAAACCGCCGTAACCGGTGAGCGCTTCCAGGCCTGTTTCTTTGAAAACAGCCAGGATCAGGAACTGACCGACTTCGTGCGCAGCGTACTGGATTCCTGA
- a CDS encoding DUF6064 family protein, whose product MSDWSSYALRDFIPFAPDVYFRLLARMGESFWPMQLFTLAAGFVALILALRGRGRPALALLAPLWVFVAIAYFEQRYANLNWIGRYLCWAWLLQGGALLVLALTGSNSRPAAAPGVATTGVLIALVGLLGFPLLVPVLGIGWQQAEVFGLHPDPTAVATLGLLLIVLRGWVQWLACAIPMLWIILSAFTLQVLEAPWYTALFAVLAAAIGGLIGGAWPVTLRNQA is encoded by the coding sequence ATGAGCGACTGGAGCAGCTACGCACTGCGGGACTTTATTCCCTTCGCCCCGGACGTCTACTTCCGTCTGCTCGCGCGCATGGGGGAGAGCTTCTGGCCAATGCAGCTTTTTACCTTGGCCGCGGGCTTTGTGGCCCTGATATTGGCCTTGCGCGGCCGTGGTCGACCGGCGCTGGCGCTGCTGGCACCGCTGTGGGTATTTGTCGCTATCGCTTATTTCGAGCAGCGTTACGCCAACCTGAACTGGATTGGGCGCTACCTGTGCTGGGCGTGGCTGTTGCAAGGCGGGGCGCTGCTGGTGCTTGCCCTGACAGGCAGTAACAGCCGCCCGGCGGCTGCACCTGGCGTTGCCACAACCGGTGTGTTGATCGCGCTGGTGGGTTTGCTGGGGTTTCCCCTTCTGGTGCCGGTGCTCGGCATAGGCTGGCAGCAGGCGGAAGTCTTCGGCCTGCACCCGGATCCCACGGCCGTGGCTACCCTCGGCCTGCTACTGATTGTTCTGCGCGGCTGGGTGCAGTGGCTTGCGTGCGCGATACCTATGCTGTGGATCATTTTATCGGCGTTCACCCTGCAGGTGCTTGAGGCACCCTGGTATACAGCACTGTTTGCAGTACTAGCGGCGGCAATCGGTGGCCTGATTGGCGGGGCATGGCCTGTCACATTACGCAATCAGGCTTGA
- a CDS encoding thiol-disulfide oxidoreductase DCC family protein, with protein MSQENRTITAPYLKEGDRVVLFDGVCRLCSAWARFLMKFDRDRCFKLATVQSEEGQAILSFFGLPLDEYETMLLVEGNQIYVKSDALLRIAKQLPLPWPVFICLRLIPRSVRDWMYDRIARNRYRLFGKKPVCFVPSPVDEARFLTKKKPR; from the coding sequence ATGTCGCAAGAAAATCGGACCATCACCGCTCCGTACCTGAAAGAAGGGGACAGAGTGGTCCTGTTTGATGGGGTTTGCCGCCTGTGCTCCGCCTGGGCGCGCTTTCTCATGAAATTCGACCGCGATCGATGCTTCAAGCTCGCCACAGTGCAGTCGGAAGAGGGGCAGGCGATTCTCTCTTTTTTCGGCTTGCCACTGGATGAATACGAAACCATGCTTCTGGTCGAAGGAAATCAGATATATGTAAAGTCTGATGCCCTCCTGCGTATTGCCAAACAACTCCCCCTGCCGTGGCCGGTATTCATCTGTTTACGCCTGATCCCTCGATCAGTACGGGATTGGATGTATGATCGTATCGCGCGTAATCGGTATCGGCTGTTCGGCAAAAAACCGGTTTGTTTTGTCCCCAGTCCAGTTGATGAGGCGCGCTTCCTGACAAAAAAGAAACCTCGTTAA